In Aquipuribacter hungaricus, the DNA window ACACCGCCCAGGGGCAACCTGGAGACGTCCGTCGCCCTGACGGTCGCCCACGCCCTCCCGCTGCGACCCCGCGCACAGCAGGTCGCGCTGCACCACCTGCTCGGCTGGGGTACCCAAGCACCGGGCCCCATGGCGGACACCGCCGCCCGGTGGGGGATCACCCGGGGCCGGGTGAACGACCTGCTCCTCGAGGTGCGCCGCTTCGCCACGACCGTGCCGACCCCACCGGCCGTGGAGGCCACCGGTCAGGCCCTCTCCGGCGGCGGCATCCGCTACGCCCACGAGCCTGCGCGGGTCCTGGTCCGCCGCGGCGTCCTCGAGCAGGAGCTCCACCCGGGAGTCCTGGCTCGAGCGCTCTCCTTGTACGGGGTGTCGTCGCCGCCCTTCGTCGTAGGCCGCCACGGTCCGGTCCTGGTGCCCGTCGGTAGCCGCGTCGTGCTGGAGGAACAGCGTCGGCACGTGGTGCGCCGGCTGGAGCGGGATATCGCCGTACCCGTGCTTTCGGCTGCTGTCGCGGACGTCCTGCTCGGCGGCCGCCTGCTCGAGGGCCTGCTGCCCGCCCCTCGTAGCCCCGGGACGGGGAGAGGTGTGAGGCGCACCGTCTCGCGTGAGGGCACGGCCTGGCTCTGGCGGTCATGGGACGTCGACTCTCGCGAGCCGGGGACCGCGGTCCGGCTCGTACAGCGCCTCCTCAGCGTCCACCGAAACAGCCCTACGGCGCTGCGTGCGCTGCTTGTCGCGGCGCTGCAGCAGCAGCCGGGGTCGATCCGGGCGCCGTCCGTGGACGTTGCGCCGGCGCGGGTGCTCGAGGCCTGGTTGCAGCACGTCAGCACCCAGGAGCCCCAGCTCACCAAGACCAGGCAGGGGTGGCGCTGGGCGCGCCCCCTGCACCCGGTGGACGCCGTGGTCCTCGACGTCGTCCGCGGCACCGCAGGTGAGCCCGTCCCTGCCGCAGTGCTGCTGGACCAGCTAGTCGCCTCAGGCGTGAGCCACGGGGGAGCCGTCCAGCAGCTGCTACGAACACCGGTCCTGAGCCGGCTCTCACGCGGCCTCTACGTCGAGCGCACGCCGGGCGGCTGACTCTCGAGCGGCAGGTCAGGGGCGCCATGTCGGGTCGTAGTCGGGGTGGTCAGCCCAGATGCCGGCGACGACCCTGAGCGCAAACTCGTACCCCGCCCGGTGCACGGTGAAGGGCCGGGTCCGGGCGTGGGCGGCGAGCAGGTGGCGCTTCACCTCCGCTTCCGCACGCTCCCGAGCACTCGTGACGGGGTCCTCGTCGAGCCGGGCGGCGACGAACCGGTCCAACGGGACCATGCCAGGGCCTGCCTGCTCCGGAAGCGACGCGCCTCGCTGCACCATGACCGCAGGGTGCCCCGGGGGCTGGACGCAACTTCCAGGCGCTCAAATTAACCCGAGCCGTCCCTCAGTGGGACCGGCTGCCGGAACGCCAGTGCCCGTCTCAGCCGGGGATCCCCAAGTGGTGCATCCCCGGCTGCACAGGGGGCTAGCCGCAGGGCCGTTCGATGGGTCCTCCCGAGAGGGCGGCGGGCGAGCGGCCCGTCGGGGCAGCATGGTGGCCATGACGGCGCGAGGTCCGGCGGCGGACGTCGGCTCGACCGTGGCCGTTCCGTCCGCCGAGCTCACTTATCCCCGGCTGACCTCCGTGACGAGGTTTGTGCTGAGGGGGTTGGCTGAGGGCGCGTTGGCCGGGCTCGTGACCGGACTATTGACCGGGTTGGTTGTGTACGCGGTGATCTGGGCTCTTGACGGTGCTGCCGGGACGTTCACCGAGGTCGTACTCGGGTTCTATGTGTTCGGGCTGTACGGCGCCCTCGTTGGGGTGCCCGCCGGAGTGCTCGCCGCCACTCCTGTTGGCTGTGCTCGGCGCAGTCTTGGCCGTCCACCGAACGGCGGTGCGTTGGCGAGGCTGGCCGTGGCTATCGGGCGCAGTGGTGACCGTTGCGGTCGGTTTCGGCGTTGCATTGACCGACGCGTTCAGCGGAGACCACCTCATCAGCGTGACGCTGTGCGCGGTGGCCGGGATGGTGACCGTGTGGCGGACCCGAGTTGCGCTCCGGGCGCATCTGGCCGTGACAGTCGGCACCGTCAGCACCCCTGCCGACGCCACCGACGGGTGAGCACGCTTACCCAGCCAGTTGCCGGCCGCCGGACGTGCGACGCCGGCCATCGCCCTCGCCGCCTGTCCCGCTAAGTGACCGGCTACCGGCGACGGGCCAACTCGTGCCCCACCGCAAGGACAAGGCCCGGCCTTGTGGGGGAACGGGACGGTCCCCGCATGAGTCAGACGAGCATGCAACGGCTAGGGCCCCTCCTCACCTTGTGTCCGGTGGCTGTGCTCGTACTGCCGGCCTGTGGCGGCGCCTCCGCGGCCGACGACTCGGCCCCCGCCCCCACCAGGGTCGTCGTCGCCGAAGAGGTGGACGGCATGGAGGCCCTCATCAGCGGACGGCTGACGGCGACGGGCGGATGCCTCGGCATCGACGAGCAGCTCACCGTCTTCCCCGTCGGGACGACTGTGCTCCACCCCGACCCGCTGCAGATCGAGATCCCCGGCCGTGGGAAGTTCACGATCGGCGACAGCATCTCCCTCGGAGGCGGCCACACCTCGCCCACCACCGACACAGAGGGGCGACAGGTAGCGGCTGGAACGGTCATTCCCGCCGAATGCGCCGGATCACGGGTCATCGTCACGCACTGACCGTCAGCCCGTTTCGCCTAGCGGCCAAAGACCACGTCCCCCAACCTGGCCTCGGCGTCCCACCGAGGATCGTCAGCTAGGGATCGCTTACCGGAGCCACCGTCACGCTGCCTTCAGTCTTGGCTGCGCCGCCGCATCCCGAAGATCGCAATGCTGGCTCCAAGCGCGCATGCCCCAGCGACCCCTACCGCGATCCTCCCGCTGCCACTGAGCACCTCTAAAGCCAGCAGCAGGCACAGCAAGCTGAGCGCGAACAGCGCTACCGCCGTGATCGTCGCTGTTCGAGTCCTCATGTCGTGTTCCCCCCGGCGGTCCGACCCAAGTAGCCCTCGCGAACCCACGTCTGTGGGTGGCCGCGTGAGAAGCACCTTGCCGCAAGCGTGAGCACACCGCAGGGCGAGTCGATCATCGAGTAGCTAGTCGTGGCTGCTGCCGCCCCGTCGAGGTGGCAACCCGTGCCGATAGGCGACCGGCTACTGGCTAGAGGGCGACCGGCACCTCCCGGTCGACAGGGCGGTCTCGGGCCGTCCCGCAGGGGATCCCCTACGGAGACGCTTCAAAGCGAGCGACGGTCACGCCGCGACTATCGCGACGTGCAGGGCGAGCCTGGCGACGGACAGGACGAGGTCCAGCTCGCAGCGGCCGGAACCCAACCGTCCGCGCCCGCGTCTCAGGGGCATGGGCACCTCATCGAAGGTCGACAAAGGCCTGCGAACGAGGGACCTTGTGGCGTCTGCCCGCATCGGCGCAGCTGGCCTGGCCCTGCTGCTGGCCGGCTGTGGCGGGGCGACCCGGTCGGGGGATGTGTCGGCCGTTGCGAGCCCGGATCCCGTTCCGTCGGTCGTCGAGCAGGGGTCGATGGCCTTCCCGCCCGACGGCTGGTACCTGACCCTGTACGCCTCGGGCGGCACCACTGACGAGCAGCGCCATGAGGCGGAAGCACTCCTGACGGCCGCACGCGCGGCCGGGTACGACGCAGCCCGCATCTTCCCAGCCACCGGATCGCCTTCGCTGTGCATGGGGAAGCCCTGCATCGGCACAGGACCCGCCCCAGGGGAGAACACAGCGGTCGTCCTCGCGGGCTTCGAGGGCCCCGACTTCACGACCACCGAGTCCTCCGAGGTGATCGACGACTTCTACCGGACCGTGGCCGACCCCGCGAAGAAGACCGCCAGCGACGCTGGGCTCACTGCCAGCGTCCACTGGCTCTCTTTCTCGCAGCTGACGCCCGGTGCCCTCACCGGCCGTCTGCTGCTGGTCGGAGGGCCCGCCGGGAGCACCCCCGTGCCCCTGTCGGGCGACATCTCGTGGCGCTCGACCGACGGAGGAGGTTCGGGCACGCTGCCCACCGACCCCGAAGGGCACTACACCGCCAAGCTGCCCCCGGGGCGGTATGAGCTCACCGGGCGCAGCCCCCACTACAACGACGGAAGCAGCGACTGCAGCGCCGAAGCACCGATCACCGTCACAGTCGGGGGCACCGTTACTGCCGACATCGCATGTCCTATGCGCTGAGACAGCGAGCAGGCGGTCCCCTGTGAGACGAGGTGATCAGTCCGCTGGGGCCGTCCTGACGGCAGACTTCGTCGTCGCTAGCCGATCGTCATGTGGCTAGGCCGTCGGCTCGGTTCGCCAGAGGGCCATCGGTCGCCTATGCGTGGGCGGCCGAAGGTCCGTCATGAGGCGGAGCCCATCGCAGCTGCCCCTCCTCTGTCATGGCAACGACTTCGCGCAGGTGCCCCAGCAGCCCCTCTTCTGCTGCGGTGGAGCGCAGAGCGTTCAGTGCAGCGCTCAAGGCAGCGTCGTAGTCATCAGCCTGCACGTCGAATGTTGCGTGCAGCACGGCCTCGTTGACCTGGTCGACGTAGATGCAGGTCTGCCCCGACAACCGGCCGACAACGTCGCCTAGGGCCTCCTGCTGGCCGACTGGCACCAATCCCTCGAACTCCCAGGTCGCGTACACAGCGAAGTCCACGCAGTCGAGTCTGCGGTGGAGGGACCCGTGCCGGCCGCAGGCACTCCGACCGCCGGCACAGCGGTAGCCAGCGACGTGTCCGGGCGATTGACTGGCCGGTAGACGATCCCCAAGCGGCGCTGGCGTTCAAAATGCCTCGTCGCGGCGGCGCTCACATACCCCAGCCAGTCAGCGCCTTGGCCACCATCGACGGCGCCCTCGCCGGTCGTCAGGGGGCGTGGCCTCCTCGGTGGGTGATCCTGCCGCACGCACCTTGTCGAAGGTGTCGACGAAGCGTCGCAGCTCACGCTCGTACTGGTCCCTTGCGAACACGAAGGGGCCGCCGGCGATGGGCACGTACTCCCCGTCGTCATCCTCGAGGGTGAAGGTGGTCTCCCAGCCGAAGTTGCGCCATGCCACCGTGTCGGCCGTCCGCTCCACCGCGACGGTTGTTGCGCCGCAGTCCAGGTCGCCGCAGACGGAACAGACGAAGACCGGAACCCGTCCGGTAGTCAGCTCCGCCGGACGCTCACCGAGCAGCACCAGCACGTCGTTCGACATCCCGTTGGGCCAGTTGTGCACCAGGACGGGCGCGAGGTCGGCCCTGCTGGTCTCGGCCGGGCCCTCCATAAGCAGTTCCCGGAGCAACCGGTCGTCAACGGCCAGGTCCCAGTACCGCAACCCATGCGCGGCCGACTCACCGGGCACCAGGGTGAGTCGGCTGACCATGGGCGAGACCCTACGTTGCCACCTACTGACTGCCTTCCGGGTCGGCGGACGGTGCGGCGCTGCGTTCCCTCGAGCCAAGTGATCGGGACGGGGCGCTGGGGGCCGCGCTCGGTCGTTCCGCTGAGGGATCGTCAAGTGGCTGGCTGCAAGGTCCTCAGCTCGTTGGCGCGCCACCTGGTGGCGGCTGGGCTCGTCGTGCCGCCACCCGCGCCAGCGCCTTCTCCACAGTCTCAGCTTCCTGTGCTGGCAGAGCATGTCTGTCCAGCGCGCGTTCCGCCGCCTCTTCCGACTCCAGATGCGGTAGCACGAAGTAGGTCACCCCGGTGTAGACAGCGAACACGGCCAGGGCGAGCCACGACCCGCTGCCAAGGGGCACGCCAGTGGCTGCCTCAATGTGGCTGCCGAACGCGGCGATGCCCAGCCACAGCAGGCAGACACCCCAGAAGGCGACATCCCGCCGTCGCATCCTCCGTGACGGGTTAACCATCCGCGCACCCGTCACATTGCCATGGTCTCAGTGGGGGCACCCCCAGGGAGGCCTTTGCGCGCAACCGGCCCTGATGCATCAGTTGCCCATACGCATGCGGGACCGGGCGAGTCACTTGCTGGCCGAGGCATGGTCATACGCGCCGCTCGGCGGTTGGTCTGCGTGAACCCCTCGTTCACTGCCAGATGAGCTCGTCGTCAGGTGAGACGTACGGTGGGCCGACGATCCCGGTGATGATGAAGCCGGTGCTCGCGTCGATGACCGAGGTCCGCGATTCCCCGTAGGTCGGTGTCGTGCTCCGGTGGTTGTCGGGCATCAGGGTCTCGGCCATCAGGGTCGCGACCCAGACGAGCCGTCCGGGTGGCACCTGGCCCGAGCCGCCGGCTGCGGTGTCGAACTCGCCCATGGTGGTGAGGACCGCGTGGACTGGTGCTTCCGCCGCTACGGCGGGATCGACCGAGCCGGCACCTGCACGACGCACGATCTCGACGGCCCCGGCACGCCCGATCGCGTCCCCGACATCGGTGGCCGGGTCGCCGGGCGGGTACCCGGCCGGGTCGGGCTCGCTGTAGCTGTCGGAGAACGGCAGCCACCTCAGGACGACGCTGTCCACGGCCAGGCCGATCGCCTCCGCCGCTGCCTCCGCAGGCTCGGCGACGTCGCGCTGGAAAGCGACGACAGCCTCGTCCGTGGTGGCAGGGTCGGTGACGTCGGGCCCCTCGACCGCCTCGAGGACCAGGATGGGCAGGCCGGCCGGATCAGCCAGTGCCAACGTGCACGGCTCGGGGCAGTAGCTGCCGGGGTTGGGCACGACCTGGGCGTCGGGGTAGCCGCCCGACAGGGCTGTGCGGAGAGCGGCGTGCGCGGCTTCGCGTTCCTGCTCCCGGGTCGGCCGGTCGACGGACACCGTCAGGTACCAGCCGTCCTGCGGGATCGTCGCCGGCTGACGGGCCGCGGTCGGGGCGGTCGTCGGTGACTCAGCCGTCGTCGGGGAGGGGGCGAGGCTCGGTGCCGTCGAGGCAGGCCCTGCTACCCCGGAGGCATCTTCGGTGCCGGGGAGACCCGTGGCGATGCCGGTCGCGACGGCGATGACCATGGCTGTGGCCGCGGCAGAGGCGACGGCACGGCGACGTCGGCGCCCGGCCTGGGCTGCGTGCATCACGCGGTCGGGGTCGAGGTGGGGGGCGGTTCGGGGACCGTGGTGCGCAGCACGTCGCGGAGGTCTTCGGCTGGGTGGTGGTTCATGTCGTGCTCCCTTGCATCTGCAGCTCGGGCAGGCCGGGGTGGCGGCGCAGTGCCGTCAGCGCCTTCGAGGTCTGGCTCTTCACGGTGCCGACGGAGCATCCGAGCGCGGCCGCGGTGTCGGCCTCGGTGGCGTCGTCGAAGTAGCGCAGGACGATCACCGCGCGCTGGCGCGGCGGCAGCGCCTGCACCGCGGCCACCAGCACCCACCGCACCTCCAGCGAACGCTCGTCCTGGGACTGGCGCAGCTGGTCGCGCCCCGGCTCGGGCAGGAGGGCCGTGGGGCGTTCACCGCGCCAGCGCCGGGACCGCCAGTCGTGGGACGTGCTGACCAGGATCCGGCGGACGTAGGCGTGGGCGACCCGGTCCTCGTCGATGTCGTGGTCCAGGCGGTCCCAGCGCAGCCACGCCTTGGCCAGGGCGGTCTGCACCAGGTCCTCCGCCGCGCCCCAGTCCCCGCACAGCAGCCATGCGACACGCAGCAGCTCGCGCTGCCGCCGCAGCACGTACTGCCGGAAACCGGCCGCTTCGTCCATGCATCCTCCACCTGGTCGGCACTAAGACGGCCTGGACCCGGTGAAAGGTTGCCTCGGACGCACAACTACGTCCGACCGAGGTTGCAGCGTCAGTAGAGGATCGATGAACGGGATGGAACGACGTCAGGCGGCACAGCCGGGTGGGTGTCGGCGGCCGCGACATGCCCGCGTAGGTTCGGTCGGGACGATGTCTGGGGCCGGTTCCCGGACCGTCGAGCAGCTGGCCGGGGGAAGCATGAAGGCTCGAGTCTGGGCGCCGGTGGCGTTGGGGGCGCTGCTGGTCGTCGGCGTGCTGGGCGTGCGAGGCGACAGCGCGGCCGATGAGGAGGACCTGCGGGCCGAGGCGCCATCGACGCTGACGGCGGAGCCGTCTGTGGACGACAGGGCGGAGCCGGGTGCAGTGCGGCTCGCGGCGGACGGGATCGAGGGGATGCGTCTGGGCTCACCCGGGACCGGGTTCGCATGGCCGATCCTGGGCAGCGGGGGCGATCCCGTCGCGGCTGATGACCTGCCGGGCGGGTGCATGCCCTCCTATGGGTCGGGTTCCGTACAGGGTCGGACGTGGGATACCGGAGCCTGGCTCGTCGACGACGTGGTCTCTGCGGTGCTGGTCTCACGCCGCAACACGAATCTTGTGACGCCCGCAGGGTTGAGCACCTGGCTGGGGCCGACGTTGGGTTCCCCTGTCGAGGCTGCGAGCGAGCTCCCCGGGGCGCGGACCAGGACCGAGCGACCTGCCGGGGCGCAGGGCCCCGAGGTGACGGTGGTTGTGGCGTCGGCCGATGGTGTCGAGGTCGTCTTCTCTGACGTCGTCTTCGACGTCGAAGCGGTCCCCGAAGAAGCCCGCGGACGCATCACCACCATCGAGGTGCGCCACCCACGCGCCCGAGCGTGCTCAGAAGAGGCGCTGGCCTCGTTCTCCCCGTCGGCGCTGGAGGGTGTGGGAACGGACCAGGTGCTCGGCCTGGACGGCCTCACCGCCGCACCCATCGGGTCGGACGCGACCGTCCTGGAGGACTTGCCGGGCGCACAGCCGCAGGGAGGCGGTCTCGGTGGCTGCGAAGCGTTCTTCCTGTCCACGGGCACCGGGAGCGTCCGGGTGGTGGCAGTGGACGGCGTCGTGGTGTCCACGTCGCTGTGGGGGGACGCCGGCGACGGCACCTACGGTGAGTTCCCTTTCCGGCTGGGGATGACGGCCGAGGAGGTCTCGGCCGCGGTACCCGCAGAGGCCGGACCTGCGCTGGAGATCGGCACCGACGCGGTCGAGGTGACCCTCGGGCAGCGGCTCATCCGGTTGGATCTTGCCCCACCCGTGCACTGGGTCGAGGACGTCGACGTTCCCGTGTCGCACGGCCCCCCGGCCGTCTTCACGATCACCGTGCAAGACCTCGGCGTTAGCGACGAGGCCGTCAACTGCTGAGCCAACCTCGTCCCCCCGACGACGCGAACAACAGCGGATGCTCCTGACGATCGGTCGCTGACGTCAATACGTACCGAGGCACCCCAGCACAACTGGGACGCTGAGCCGGTGTCTCCGCGAGCCCTCCCAGCCGCTCGACGGCGCGTTCTCGAGGCTCTGGCGTCTCGCGTGCCCGTGAGGGACGAGGACTGCTTGCGGGTGGGCGTCGACGGGGTCGACGGAGCCGGTAAGACCGTCTTCGCCGATGACCTCGCCG includes these proteins:
- a CDS encoding DUF6221 family protein, translating into MVQRGASLPEQAGPGMVPLDRFVAARLDEDPVTSARERAEAEVKRHLLAAHARTRPFTVHRAGYEFALRVVAGIWADHPDYDPTWRP
- a CDS encoding carboxypeptidase-like regulatory domain-containing protein, which translates into the protein MAFPPDGWYLTLYASGGTTDEQRHEAEALLTAARAAGYDAARIFPATGSPSLCMGKPCIGTGPAPGENTAVVLAGFEGPDFTTTESSEVIDDFYRTVADPAKKTASDAGLTASVHWLSFSQLTPGALTGRLLLVGGPAGSTPVPLSGDISWRSTDGGGSGTLPTDPEGHYTAKLPPGRYELTGRSPHYNDGSSDCSAEAPITVTVGGTVTADIACPMR
- a CDS encoding SigE family RNA polymerase sigma factor, translated to MDEAAGFRQYVLRRQRELLRVAWLLCGDWGAAEDLVQTALAKAWLRWDRLDHDIDEDRVAHAYVRRILVSTSHDWRSRRWRGERPTALLPEPGRDQLRQSQDERSLEVRWVLVAAVQALPPRQRAVIVLRYFDDATEADTAAALGCSVGTVKSQTSKALTALRRHPGLPELQMQGSTT